In Arachis hypogaea cultivar Tifrunner chromosome 2, arahy.Tifrunner.gnm2.J5K5, whole genome shotgun sequence, a genomic segment contains:
- the LOC112743278 gene encoding mitochondrial inner membrane protease ATP23, whose translation MAQMPSSPHGLQGVKTVEEVQAMIQKSFRLPMVKFLRQRLAKAGCPVSDNFFKASECKGAHGTGGFVPGSGVLVCSNYMRIQDEVDQVVIHELINAFDDCRAVNIDWSDCAQQACSEIRAGHLSGDCHFKRELLRGHMKLRGHEPECIKRRVLKSLSSNPNCAGSAAEDSMEAVWDICYNDTKPFDRAP comes from the exons ATGGCACAGATGCCTTCTTCTCCTCATGGTTTACAGGGTGTCAAAACGGTCGAGGAAGTCCAAGCTATGATTCAAAAGAGTTTCCGac TTCCAATGGTGAAATTCTTGAGGCAACGCCTGGCAAAAGCTGGGTGTCCTGTGAGTGACAATTTTTTCAAGGCTTCTGAGTGCAAAGGGGCGCATGGCACTGGTGGTTTTGTACCTGGTTCTGGG GTACTTGTATGTAGCAACTATATGCGAATTCAAGATGAGGTCGACCAGGTGGTAATTCATGAACTCATTAATGCATTTGATGACTGTCGTGCTGTCAATATAGACTGGAGTGATTGTGCTCAGCAAGCTTGTAGTGAG ATACGAGCTGGTCATCTATCTGGTGATTGCCATTTCAAGCGGGAACTACTTCGTGGTCATATGAAATTAAGAGGGCATGAACCG GAATGTATCAAAAGAAGAGTTTTGAAATCTCTGTCTTCAAACCCCAATTGTGCTGGTTCAGCTGCCGAAGATTCTATGGAAGCTGTATGGGATATTTGTTACAATGATACAAAGCCATTTGACAGAGCTCCTTGA